The proteins below come from a single Danio aesculapii chromosome 25, fDanAes4.1, whole genome shotgun sequence genomic window:
- the ciao2a gene encoding cytosolic iron-sulfur assembly component 2A, producing the protein MELVSGLLSKAWFLTGLSDETNDKRRKKMEEKALEVYDVIRTIRDPEKPNTLEELDVVTEKCVEVQELGDDEYLIVIKFSPTVPHCSLATLIGLCLQVKLQRCLPFKHKLEIYITEGTHSIEEDINKQINDKERVAAAMENPNLREIVEQCVTEPDD; encoded by the exons ATGGAGCTTGTGTCCGGACTTTTGAGCAAAGCCTGGTTTTTAACGGGACTTTCTGACGAGACGAATGACAAGAGACGAAAAAAGATGGAGGAGAAAGCGCTGGAGGTGTACG atgTGATCCGGACGATTCGTGACCCGGAGAAACCCAACACCCTGGAGGAGCTGGATGTGGTGACGGAGAAATGTGTGGAAGTTCAGGAGCTCGGAGACGATGAATATCTGATCGTCATTAAGTTCTCTCCAACTGTACCGCACTGCTCTCTGGCTACGCTGATAG GTCTGTGTTTACAGGTGAAGCTTCAGCGCTGTCTGCCCTTCAAACATAAG CTGGAGATTTATATAACAGAGGGAACACACTCAATCGAGGAGGACA TCAATAAGCAGATCAATGATAAGGAGCGAGTGGCGGCGGCGATGGAGAACCCTAACCTGCGGGAGATCGTGGAGCAGTGCGTCACCGAGCCGGACGactga